A window from Peromyscus eremicus chromosome 5, PerEre_H2_v1, whole genome shotgun sequence encodes these proteins:
- the Dclre1c gene encoding protein artemis, with the protein MSSFQGQMAEYPTISIDRFDRENLKARAYFLSHCHKDHMKGLRAPSLKRRLECSLKVFLYCSPVTKELLLTSPKYRFWEKRVRAIEIETPTQITLVDEASGEKEEVVVTLLPAGHCPGSVMFLFQGRNGTVLYTGDFRLAKGEASRMELLHSGGRVKDIQSVYLDTTFCDPRFYQIPSREECLRGILELVRSWITRSPHHVVWLNCKAAYGYEYLFTNLSEELGVQVHVDKMDMFRNMPDILHHLTTDRNTQIHACRHPKAEEYFQWNKLPCGITSKNKTVLHTISIKPSTMWFGERTRKTNVIVRTGESSYRACFSFHSSYSEIKDFLSYICPANAYPNVIPVGLTVDKVMDVLKPLCRSSQSAEPKYKPLGKLKRTRTIHLDSEEEDDLFDDPLPTPLRHKVPYQLTLHPEAFSMKALPQGQSEPRQSPACYTADSVQNVSLANFVDCEESNSDSGEELETLPSLQGGLGPATLPQQNADADTPQWEVFFKRKDDITDECLENLPSSIETGGSQSPKLFSDSPKLFSDSDGESTHISSQNSSQSTHITDQGSQGWDSQCDTVLLSSQERSGGDSTSLNKGAYRPKSKENISASQMEQNALCPQDTYCDLKSRDEEVNGDPHTGEPDTVSGRKSPPEEKTLLTSSRADSQSSSDFEIPSTPEAELPKPEHLQYLYGKLATGQSIVVEKRK; encoded by the exons ATGAGCTCCTTCCAGGGACAGATGGCGGAATATCCAACCATCTCTATTGACCGCTTTGACAGGGAGAACCTGAAAGCCCGCGCCTACTTCCTTTCGCACTGCCACAAGG ATCACATGAAAGGATTAAGGGCTCCTTCCTTGAAAAGAAGGCTGGAATGCAG CTTGAAGGTTTTCCTGTACTGTTCTCCAGTTACCAAGGAGCTGTTGTTAACTAGTCCAAAATACAGATTTTGGGAAAAACGAGTT AGAGCCATTGAAATTGAAACACCTACCCAGATAACTTTAGTTGACGAGGCATCGGGTGAG aaggaAGAGGTTGTCGTGACTCTGTTACCAGCTGGTCACTGCCCAGGATCAGTTAT gtttttatttCAGGGCAGAAATGGAACTGTCTTATACACAGGAGACTTCAGACTGGCAAAAGGAGAAGCCTCCAGAATGGAGCTTCTGCACTCTGGGGGCAG agTAAAAGACATCCAAAGTGTATATTTAGACACCACATTCTGTGATCCAAGGTTTTATCAAATTCCAAGTCGT GAGGAGTGCTTGAGGGGAATTTTGGAGCTGGTTCGGAGCTGGATCACTAGGAGCCCACACCACGTTGTGTGGCTGAACTGTAAAGCAGCTTATGGCTATGAGTATTTGTTCACCAACCTGAGTGAGGAGCTGGGAGTCCAG GTTCATGTGGACAAGATGGACATGTTTAGAAACATGCCTGACATCCTCCACCATCTCACCACGGACCGAAACACCCAGATCCATGCCTGCCGCCACCCGAAG gcagAAGAGTATTTTCAATGGAATAAATTACCCTGTGGGATTACTTCCAAAAATAAAACTGTGCTCCACACCATCAGCATCAAGCCATCCACCATGTGGTTCGGAGAGAGAACCAGAAAAACAAACGTGATAGTGAG GACGGGAGAGAGCTCGTACagagcttgtttttcttttcactcCTCCTACAGTGAG ATTAAAGATTTTTTGAGCTACATCTGTCCGGCGAATGCATATCCAAATGTCATTCCAGTAGGCCTCACCGTGGATAAGGTCATGGACGT TTTAAAGCCTCTGTGCCGATCTTCCCAAAGTGCTGAACCAAAATACAAACCACTTGGAAAATTGAAGAGAACCAGAACAATCCATCTAGACTCAG aggaggaagatgatcTCTTCGATGACCCTCTACCAACACCGTTAAGGCACAAAGTTCCGTACCAGCTAACTCTTCACCCTGAGGCATTTTCAATGAAGGCACTACCACAAGGCCAGTCTGAACCAAGACAGAGCCCTGCATGCTACACAGCAGACAGTGTGCAGAATGTTTCTCTGGCCAACTTTGTAGACTGTGAAGAATCTAACAGTGACAGTGGAGAAGAGCTGGAAACCCTACCTTCACTGCAGGGAGGTCTGGGCCCTGCGACACTCCCCCAGCAAAATGCTGATGCAGACACACCACAGTGGGAAGTATTCTTCAAAAGAAAAGATGATATCACAGATGAATGTTTGGAAAACTTACCTTCCTCTATAGAAACAGGGGGATCTCAGTCACCAAAGCTTTTCAGTGACTCACCAAAGCTTTTCAGTGACTCTGATGGAGAGTccactcacatctcttcccagaattcatcTCAGTCAACACACATAACAGACCAAGGAAGTCAAGGCTGGGACAGCCAGTGTGATACTGTCTTGTTATCTTCCCAAGAGAGAAGTGGTGGGGATAGTACATCTTTGAACAAGGGTGCCTACAGaccaaaaagcaaagagaataTTTCCGCCTCTCAAATGGAACAGAATGCACTTTGTCCACAGGATACTTACTGTGATTTGAAAAGCAGAGATGAAGAAGTAAATGGAGATCCTCACACTGGAGAACCAGACACTGTGAGTGGCAGGAAATCCCCACCTGAGGAGAAAACATTACTAACTAGCTCACGTGCGGATTCTCAGAGCTCCTCCGATTTTGAAATCCCCTCAACTCCAGAGGCTGAGCTTCCTAAACCAGAGCATTTACAGTATTTATATGGAAAATTGGCAACAGGTCAGAGTATAGTTGTTGAAAAAAGGAAATGA